TGCCAAGGGATTTGTACGCTATGTAAGGTCGTGGTATAAACGGAAACATGAACTGGATGAATGCCTTCGCCCAACCGACGGTTCTGCGGGTTTTGAGGTGAGCGCGAGATCCTTATGTCGAGAGATCTCGCTCCTGTTCATGTTCCCACTCCTTGGGATTTCGGGGGTCTTTGCAGGGACCCCCGGCGTTGGACTTCACGAATTTACTCCTGCCCGTCCCGGATACATCTATGCGTTCCCGCGGGATCATGGCAGTCATGAGCAATTTCAGACAGAGTGGTGGTATTTTACCGGACATCTGTCCACCACGAATGGCCGGCGGTTTGGGTACGAATTGACGTTTTTTCGTCGTGGAATCGACTCACTTGATGCCTGGAGTAATCCTTCCGCATGGGCCATGCGACACCTGTACTTTGCCCATTTCGCGTTAACCGACGAAGCGAATGCGCAATTCCGTTTTGCAGAGAAGCTGAGTCGTGCCGGAATCAACAAGGCCGGAGCTGAAGTGGATCGGCTGCATGTGTGGATCGATCGGTGGTTGCTGAAGGCTGTGGCCCCCGATCATGGACAGTTTCATCTTCAGGCGCAGACTGAAGATTTTTCCATTGATTTGACGCTCGAATCGAGTAAACCTCCCGTTATTCATGGCACAGACGGGGTGAGCCGGAAAGGCCGGAAGGCAGAGGCCACCTCCCATTATTATTCAATAACCCGACTTCAGACCACTGGATCGGTGGTGGTGCAGGGGGTGCCGCTGGCGGTCAACGGCGTAAGTTGGATGGATCATGAGTTTGGGTCTGCAGACCTCTCGGACGGTCTCGTTGGATGGGATTGGTTCAGTCTGCAACTTGAAAATGAATATGACATCATGGCCTATGGGCTTCGTCGTGCGGATGGAACCTTTGATCCGGCATCCAGTGGAACATTGGTGAGGCCAGATGGATCCTCGACATCCATTTCTTTTGAAGCCCTTCATGTCAGCGTTCAAGAATATTGGATCAGTCCGGCCGGTGGTGCGCGTTATCCTAGTCAATGGACGTTATCTATTCCGTCTGAAAAGGTGGAGTTGCATATCTCTCCCAGAATGGCCAATCAAGAGCTTGTCACCAGCCGAAGTACCGCTGTGACATACTGGGAAGGAGCCGTGGATGTCACCGGGCTTTGGAAGGGACAGAATATTCATGGTCAGGGCTATGTCGAACTGACCGGATATGCCGAACCGTACCGCCCGTCACGATAATGTGTGACTTCTTGACATTTGGCAATGAAAATCCCTTTTAAAATGTCCCGAATTCTTGTGACCTGCATTGTGTCCCTGGCGCTCGGATTGACAGCCTGCGGTCAACGAAGCGATACCATCGTGTCCATTGCCTTACATCCCACCAAACCCAACATTATATATGTGGCCACGGATGAGGCCGTATACAAGTCTTCGGATACGGGGGCCACATGGACCAGATTTGCGGGCGAATTAGCCCGGACCCGAGTGATTAGTCTTGCCCTTGACCCCCAATTGTCTGCCACCGTGTTTGCGGGAACCATGGGCGATGGGACCTATAAAAGTCCGGATGGGGGAAGAACGTGGCATCCCTACAATTCCGGGATTCAGAAAGGCACGATCTCGGCTATTGTCAATCAGATTGTGTTTAATCCTTTGGGGACGGAGATGGTGTATGCGGCAACAACTGTTGGGGTTTTTCGAAGTCTGGATGGCGGTCGACATTGGACTGAACGGATGCAAGGCATGACTGAGGTGAGTTTTGTGGTGACCCTGGCAATCGATCCTCAGCGTCCAAACGTTTTATATGCGGGAACGACGGGAGGTGTCTATCGCACACTCAATGCCACGGAGAGTTGGGAAAAAGCCTCGGCGGGCATGGTGGCCTCAGATGCCAAAATGGCTTCCATGGCGCTGGGAGTCAATGGAATCGTGGTTGATCCAACGAATAGTGACGTGGTGTATGCAGGGACCACGGATGGATTATATAAATCAACGGATCAGGCCGAACATTGGACAAAGGTCGGAGGGAGCATTCAACACGCCTATATTAGTGCCATTCAACTGGATCCCACTAACCCGTCAATTTTATATATGGCAACAAGTGATCGGGTTCAAAAAAGTGAGGACGGCGGAAAAACCTGGCAACCGAAAATACAGGGATTGGAGGCTGCCAGCATTCGCAGTCTTCAGATGAGCCCCCTGGATTCCCGAACTCTGTATGTCGGCACGAATGGGGGAGGGCTATATCGAAGCTTGGATGCCGGAGAGTCCTGGAGCCGGTTACCTCTTACTCCGGCAACTGGTGAATAGGAGGCAAGGCGCTTTCCGTACAAAATCGGTTTCAGTGGTGTATACAGGAGCGAGGCTCATTGCCCTTTCCAGGAATCAGGAAGCAGGAACGAGAGGTCCATCATGAGTTTGCCTCCATACGTCGGGCCGAAGTCTTGGCCGCTTAATTGATCGTTCCATGTTTCGAACGTAAAGGGGTGGGCACGGATCGCAATAGTCCAAAAGCTCTCCTCCAATGCGTTTCCCTGGTTTCCATTAAACATTCCGGAATCAATGGTGGCCCCGATTTCGATCTCAAACAAGGGCCGAAATGTTTTCTCATCATACCAGCCATAGCTGAGGGAGCCTTGGGCGGCAAATGAATGATTGGCTAAATCATGGAACGCGGCGCCATTGAAAAGTCGCCCGGCTCTTTACCATTCCGGACAATCGCAGAGGTCTGAACAGATCTGCGACCTAGCCATCATGTGTTCCGTTCAGGTATTCCATGGTTTTCACCGGTGACCAGCGGCGAAAACCCCCACGGGCAAAGAGTTCCTGATAGAGACTTCCCGTCTGTCCACCGCCGTCAAGAAACAGTATCCAGCGTTGTCCCGGCAGTTCTCCCCATCGGGTGATTGAACCGGATATGGTAAAATCAGTCTCTTTGCGTTTCGCTCCAACCGGAACCTGAGGGATATCAAACAGGCGGTCATGGACGAAATCGTTTTGGAGGTATTCTGAAGGCTGGTTTCTCGTAGGGCCAATTCCGAAGGTCAGGTTGGTGCTCCATCCTTCGAGGGAATTTGACCAGTGGCGAGTCCAACTGGTGGTAATCAAATTTAAGCCGATGGTTTCCCGAATGCCATTAAACCGCTTCCCTTCCCCATTAAATTCCGTAAATCGAAATATAGAGAGTCCGGTGGAAAGCACCGGTTCTTGATCTGGAAAGTCGAGCGCACCCCAGTGAATACCTGGCGCGGAACTTTCCGCCCTTGCCGGTTGTGGAAAAATCCACAAACCCAAGCAGGCGATCAAGATGATGGAAACACCCAGAGATGAATGGATTCGGCAAGCCATAGCCAGAGATGGGAAGTTTCATAAGGCCGCGGTTGTTAATTGATTTCTAGAACAACGGCCATGCCTTAGAATATTTGCTGTATTGTAGGGGATGACTCTACAGCCTGCTTACTCTTGAGTGGCCTAGTCCGACCTTTAGGGCGATCAACCGGGAGGGGGGAAATCAGAAATCGAGAGCCTCGTTTACTTTTTCGACAAGTTCACGGAAATTACAGGGTTTGTCGATAATCGCATAGGCACCAAGTCCCATGGCTTTGTGCTTGTGTATTTCGTCAATAACTCCACTGAGAAGAATGACCCGAGGGGTTCTGCCATTCAAGGTGCCGTTGACTCGTTCCAACAACGTCAGTCCGCTCATAATAGGCATGTGATAATCAGCCAGCACGAGATCGACTTCGTTTTCTTCCAACCATGCCAGTGCTTCGGCGCCATTTTCAGACTCGGCGCACTCAATTCCGGAGGATTCTAAGGCCCCCCGTACAGTTCGGCGGACGGCAGGCTCATCATCCACAATCAGCACAAGTTTTCTGAGCGAGGGAGAACGTTTGTTCACCGCATTGTGTTCCTCGGAAACACCATAAGAACATTCAACTTTTTCTTGAATCGAGTTGTCTGTTCTTTTAGCGCAAGTGTCCCCTATTGTTGCATACGTAATGTGACTTGGGGAATACCCTCACCGTATATCTTGTGTTATTTTTTATTAACGACACAATGATTAAAAAATTTGACAAATTCATGATGGTATGGTTGATCGATGTGTTTAACAATTTACGCATAGCTTACCAACAGGGTTGGGCACAGCGTTGGTAGGCGGAAAAAGTTTAATTGACGCACTGAAAAAGCCGTTGATATTTCGAAGATTTTGGGAGATTCAGAAGGTAGATTGTGCCGGATAGCAGGATTTTCTGGGACTTGCCACCTGGTTTATCAAAATTTTTCAACCGCTACCCCTGGATACCGGCCTTGGATGGAGACAGGACTGGTCAGTTCGATAGAAAGTCAAAGGCCTACGCCTGGGCTTTTTGTAGATGGGATTCTGACAATTGCGATTTGACGGATTCGTATATAGCACTTCCTGGAAGAAGTTCTATCCCTGGCATTCCGGACGCAATCGCATGCTGCACAGCTAAACGGGCCACTCTCATGCGTGGGATAGTCTGGGATGGGAGTGCTTCTTGAAGAGCGATGAAAGTACCGGGAGGAATCTTAACAGAAAAGAGGTCGCCGTCGGGCGAGGAGAAGATAAAGCATTCAATATTGGAAGACCCGATACGATAGGTCAATTTGAATGTGATGTTGTGGGGCTGGAGGGAATCATCATCAGAGGGAAATTGCTGAAAGGTGCTTTCGACAATATCCTTGGATACGCCCGAGGGAATTCCCGGAATCCACTCTGGAATGGTTGAAAGGCCACGGTGGCAATAGCCCGTAGGGGTTTTCGCTACTCGCCAGGTGATGCCTTCGATAAAAAATGACAGAATTCGTAAAGCCATGAAAATTTTTAAAAATAAATTCGAGTGTTAATCGTTTATGCAGGTCTATCGGCCGAATCACTTATTTCATTAGCATACTAGGGAAGCTGGGATTCACGCAATTTCAGTCACTAAAGAGTACTGAAGGAAAGAGTAAGATACAGTGTGTGTGTGAAGGATAAGTTCAAAGGTTAAATACCCATTCTCTTTTTTCGGTCATGCATTTTTTCCGGGAAGAAAATATTCCAAAAGCAGTTTTCTCTATTTTATCAGAAAAGAGAGAAATTAAGGGGTGTCTCACCGTGAAGACTCAGTTTGTGGTATTTTAATTTTTCAATACGGCTGTCATATGCTAATTTTTCATTTGAAATAGCACAGTACACGCAAAATCCTCCCATTTTATTGTGAATGTTGGCCAGAAAACTCGGGCCACGTGATTGTTGAGTTGGATTTCTGAATAACTTCTTGTCGGGCTTACAAACGCGGATCTTTATAATAGAAATGGTAATGAAGGGAACATCACTATGTCGGATCTAGGTTGTCGGCACATGAGGAACCTGATCGTTCTGCTTGGAGTATTTGCCATTTCGTTGGGATGTGCTGGTGGTCCCAACGGGAATGAAGCCTATAAAAAGGAAGGGTTTCAGGTTACTCAACCAAGCCCGGGAACGAAGGTGGTGGTGCGCGGGAATCATCTGGCGGCGGTCAACCAGGCTTTGGGTTGGTTGAATGACCATCAATTACTGGTGGTCAATCGACAGGTTGTTCAAAATGAGGGAGTTCCTGAATTTGCTTCTCGAAATGGGACGGAAGGGCAAGCTCAGGCTTTAGGGGGAGCTCGTAAGGTTGGGGCGACATTGGTGGTATTTGTCCATGTAGACGAAACTTCTTTGAATTCCACAAAAGAACCCGTCAGTGATGGATCTCTACCCATGAATAATGTCGTCGTGGATGTTCGTGGAATGAATACCGGTGCAGGTGAGGTGGTCTTTGAAGGCAAGGCCTGGAGTTCTGCTCCGGTGGTGGTGTCTGAAGGAGTGATACAAGATCTAACCATTCTGGCCCTTGAACAGGCTTGGCAGAAACCAGGGGCCTCCCCCTCCACGCAACAGGAGGTGAAGGCAGAGAGTCCGAGCGATCCTCCTACTTCTCAGATGGCGCCGGTAGCGGTTGATTCCGCCAGTTCCCCTACCACCACTCAGTCGGCGACGGTCCTACTGGATTCGCCTAACCCGGGTGCTGCTACCCAGTCAGAGCCGGGTTCGTCAACCGAGAGGGCACCAGAACAGGTCACCCTCTTGACTGAACCGGTTGCTGAGGAGGTCACGTCCGCGTCTGATGTGGCGGCGCCGGTAGCGGTTGATTCCTCCAGCTCATCTACCACCACTCAGTCGGCGCCGGTCCTACTGGATTCGCCTAACCCTGGTGCTGCTACCCAGTCAGAGCCGGGGCTGCCAACCGAAATGGCACCAGAGCAGGTGACCCACGTAACCGAACCGGTTGCTGAGGAGGGCACGCCCGCGTTGGATGTGGCGGCGCCGGTGGTTGCGGAAAATTCAGGGAATTCAGACGATTCGTCCTTAGGACTTCAAGTCGCGAGTGGAGCCTTATCGATTTTGTATACGCCCTTCAAAGTGGTCTACGCCGGCGTGGGCGGGTTATTTGGAGGTTTTGTCTATCTGTTGACCGGAGGAAATGAACCGGCGGCTCAGTCCGTTTGGGATGCCAGTCTCAAAGGCACCTACTATCTTACGCCGGACCATTTACAAGGTAACGAACCTGTTCGTTTTAAGGGAGAGGCGACGCGTTAATCTTTCCAATCCCAAAACAGCACTTCAACCGGATGGCATGCTACGGCGAGCGCCCCGATGTGGGACTGGCCGGGATTGATGCGAAAGAGTGAACAGTCGTTCCCCCAATCGGGTTCATGTGTTGACAGCACAGTAGCCTTCAATCCGTCCTGGTCGAGTGCGATCTCACAGTGAGCCATTCCACCCGATAATCCAATCCCCTGCATTTTGAGATACGCTTCCTTGCAGGTCCAGTAGGTCAAAAACTCTTGCGTCCGCTTGTCAGGTGAAAGGGTAGCAAGGTGCTCCGCCTCTCGTGGAGAAAAATACCTGGTGGCGATATCCTGATCGCTGACATTCCGGTCGATCTGTTCCACATCAATCCCCACTGCGTGTTCAATTGCGATGGCCAACAAGGCCATTCCACTCGTATGAGAGACATTGAATTGTAAGGACGGATGGAATGGATCGGTCAGAGAGGGTTTTCCTTGCAAGTTGTTCTTAAGTCTGAGAGTACCAGGAGGAATTCCCACATAGTGACCGATCAAATTTCGAAGAATGCCTCGGGTTGAAATAAATTGGTATTGGTGGTGAGGAAGCCGATACCGTTCTGCCCGTGCTCGTTCATCTTCCGAAAGGTCGGTGTGGTAGAGAGCAGCCTGGCGGGGTGACACATCCAGATGAACCCGCCACACATGGACCACGCCTGGTGAAAGGCTCCGGTAAATGTCAGGAGACGGATTAGCCCAGTGGGTGGAAGTCAACATGAATCTCGGATGGATTGTATCGGATGGATGGCTTGGCCGAAACCCTTTGAGCCTCCTATAAAGAGTCCAGATCGGTGAGTGCCACGTTCCTATTTTTCGTCAACTTTCCTATACTGCTGACTTCTGGAAGAAAATGAGTGCGGGAACAAGGTATCCTGGAAGAGTTCTCGATAGATCAAGCCATTCCCGCACCTGAAAGGCTTGTCCAGGTGACAGTTCAGAGCATATGTTCCTAGCAAAATCCACGCGTGGCATAATGCCATGGCATTGGTGCTTCGGTTTGGTGGTGTTGATCATTCTTGTCTCATGTTCTGAGAAAGGTCTGCCCGATATGACCCCCGAGCAACTGTTAGCCTCAATCGAAACGCACACGGCGCCGGTAATCGTGGATGTCCGCTCGCAAAGTGAATACGATGCCGGGCATGTGCCGGGTGCTGTGCATCTGCCTTTTTATGCCATGTGGAGCCGTCATAAGGAGACCAACGCCACACCGAAGGACCCGATTGTCGTCTATTGCGAGCATGGCCCGAGAGCGTGGATCGGCAAATTCGCTCTCTGGACGGTGGGGTATAAAAATATTGTGTACCTGGACGGTCACATGTCAGGCTGGAAACAGCGAGGCCTGCCCATGAAAAGCCAGGCCGAATAGCCGGATGAGTCCACCGCACCTCCCCTCACCTAACCATTTACGCCACACGCAACTTGGACAGACGGTTGGTCACGCCGACTTTGACCGCCCGGTGAATGACCTCGGGGAAATCCGCCGGTAGGACGCGTTCGATGGCTTCCAAGGCCTGCCCGGCTGTATCAGCCATTTTCTCAAGAGTCTCAAGTGCGAATCTTTTCGGCAGCCCCGCCCCTTCCACTGTCTGGATAAAATGCCGCCCGAGAATGTCGCCGATTCGGTAGTGCCGCTTGGTCCCGACCGACATGGCGAGCTTCATCTGCTTGCTTTCAATTTGACGCACTTCGAAGCTCGGCTGAGCGGTGAGGACGTCATACAGGGGCGTCAGGTGGTAACTGCCACCCGGACTGAGAAAAATGCTGAAATTTTTGGCGTGCCCGTCCGTCGCGCCAATGAGCCAGAAGAAGATTTGAGCCTTTAACACGGTTTCCTGGTCTTCAAGGGGGTGATCACTGCCCTTGAGCAGATCAAGCACTTCGATCATTCCCGGTCCGCCTTCACGTTGATATTTCCGGGTGGGCGGCACCGAGAGCGCCTGGCAACAATCCTCCTGCGGGAGCCGCAACAGTCGCTTGTCTTTTGTCCAAAGCCGGTCGAAGCGTTCGATTACAAGCGATTTCGTCTCTCCGAACGTGTAGATGTCCGCCCGGTTAACCGGCAGGCCAAACGCGGCCGCCAGTTTCAGGCAATAGAATTCATTCTCGACGCTATTTGAGAGGTCGAGTCCGTTCGGCAATCGGCCGATCTGTTTTTTAAAAATATGGGAGGTGGGTGTGGTGCCACGGGGTTTGAGCCATTTGCCCTTATGCCGAAGCAATGCGGTTTTTTCCTGCGCTCCGGCCAGTGATATCCGAAACGCATCATCACCGCTCAGACCCAAAGGGGTTTGCGCCAACCCGTTGAGGAGCATTTCAATGGCATTCTCATTGACGGGCTCCCCGGTGATCGTGGCGGAATCGTCGATCCCCTCCACGTTATCGTCCGCCCCGACAAATTGTAATGCCCCCACACACTCGCGGCCAATGGCAGCAAGCAGACTATAGGCATCGGTTCCGGCCGCTCCGACTCTTTCCGCAACCCGACGGCGCAATGCATCCGAATCCGGTAATAGATTCTCGAATACGGCGGCGACCGGCTCTCCTCTGTAGGCATCTTCACGCAAAGGGAGCGAGAGCGAGATCGGTAGGGCGTGCGGCCATCCTAACCAGTCGGGGTGGTATTGAAAGGCAATGGCTCCGCTTGTGGCCTTGTGGAGTTGACCGACCGGGCGATTGTTCAGCAGCACGTGCAATGCCGCATGCCGGCGGCTGCGGGCCATCAGAAAATATCCTCGATATCAGCGGCGGTCCCCTTCGATCGCGGCGCGATTCGGAGCTCCAGATCGAGGACGCTGAGCACCGTCAGAATCGTCTCCAGCGTCGCGGCCGGATTACCCGTCTCGATGAGGGATATCGTCGCCTGGCGCAATCCGGTCTTTTCCCCGAGCTGCGTCTGGCTCAAGCCGCGTTGCTTACGGGCCCGCCGGATCAGATTGCCGATCTGTTTCGGATTGCGTGCAAGGTCGGACATGTTTTTCCTCCACCCTAATTATGCGCCAAAACGAATAAAATTACAATATTCTAATTAACGTATAAGTATGGTTTATACGTTAAAAAGAATAAATAGGCTGTTTCCCTAATTGGCATTTGTGGAGGCCGTTTGTAGGCAATCGGATCAGAAAATTCGCTCTTTTGAACGGTGGGTTGTAAAAATGTCGCCTACCTAGACAACACCCTGTCCGAATGGAAGCAACGGAGGGAACAATATAACAATA
The window above is part of the Nitrospiraceae bacterium genome. Proteins encoded here:
- a CDS encoding response regulator; translation: MNKRSPSLRKLVLIVDDEPAVRRTVRGALESSGIECAESENGAEALAWLEENEVDLVLADYHMPIMSGLTLLERVNGTLNGRTPRVILLSGVIDEIHKHKAMGLGAYAIIDKPCNFRELVEKVNEALDF
- a CDS encoding helix-turn-helix transcriptional regulator yields the protein MSDLARNPKQIGNLIRRARKQRGLSQTQLGEKTGLRQATISLIETGNPAATLETILTVLSVLDLELRIAPRSKGTAADIEDIF
- a CDS encoding type II toxin-antitoxin system HipA family toxin: MARSRRHAALHVLLNNRPVGQLHKATSGAIAFQYHPDWLGWPHALPISLSLPLREDAYRGEPVAAVFENLLPDSDALRRRVAERVGAAGTDAYSLLAAIGRECVGALQFVGADDNVEGIDDSATITGEPVNENAIEMLLNGLAQTPLGLSGDDAFRISLAGAQEKTALLRHKGKWLKPRGTTPTSHIFKKQIGRLPNGLDLSNSVENEFYCLKLAAAFGLPVNRADIYTFGETKSLVIERFDRLWTKDKRLLRLPQEDCCQALSVPPTRKYQREGGPGMIEVLDLLKGSDHPLEDQETVLKAQIFFWLIGATDGHAKNFSIFLSPGGSYHLTPLYDVLTAQPSFEVRQIESKQMKLAMSVGTKRHYRIGDILGRHFIQTVEGAGLPKRFALETLEKMADTAGQALEAIERVLPADFPEVIHRAVKVGVTNRLSKLRVA
- a CDS encoding carotenoid 1,2-hydratase; the protein is MFPLLGISGVFAGTPGVGLHEFTPARPGYIYAFPRDHGSHEQFQTEWWYFTGHLSTTNGRRFGYELTFFRRGIDSLDAWSNPSAWAMRHLYFAHFALTDEANAQFRFAEKLSRAGINKAGAEVDRLHVWIDRWLLKAVAPDHGQFHLQAQTEDFSIDLTLESSKPPVIHGTDGVSRKGRKAEATSHYYSITRLQTTGSVVVQGVPLAVNGVSWMDHEFGSADLSDGLVGWDWFSLQLENEYDIMAYGLRRADGTFDPASSGTLVRPDGSSTSISFEALHVSVQEYWISPAGGARYPSQWTLSIPSEKVELHISPRMANQELVTSRSTAVTYWEGAVDVTGLWKGQNIHGQGYVELTGYAEPYRPSR
- a CDS encoding 4'-phosphopantetheinyl transferase superfamily protein, which produces MLTSTHWANPSPDIYRSLSPGVVHVWRVHLDVSPRQAALYHTDLSEDERARAERYRLPHHQYQFISTRGILRNLIGHYVGIPPGTLRLKNNLQGKPSLTDPFHPSLQFNVSHTSGMALLAIAIEHAVGIDVEQIDRNVSDQDIATRYFSPREAEHLATLSPDKRTQEFLTYWTCKEAYLKMQGIGLSGGMAHCEIALDQDGLKATVLSTHEPDWGNDCSLFRINPGQSHIGALAVACHPVEVLFWDWKD
- a CDS encoding rhodanese-like domain-containing protein; this encodes MTPEQLLASIETHTAPVIVDVRSQSEYDAGHVPGAVHLPFYAMWSRHKETNATPKDPIVVYCEHGPRAWIGKFALWTVGYKNIVYLDGHMSGWKQRGLPMKSQAE